The stretch of DNA ATCCGCCTGATGGGCGTGAAAACGCTGACAGGGCTGATCCTGCTGCTCACGCTGATCACCGCCGGGGCGGCGCTGGCCATCGGCGGCAAATGGATCGCCGCCCTGCTTGCCGTCGCGCTGGCCATCTATCCGCTACTGGCCGCCCAGGCCGGCCGGACCGACGACCAGACCCGGATCGCGCTTGGCCTGACCGCCCCCGTCTATCCCGCGCTGCTGCTCTATGTCTTTGAAGGCTATGCGTGGCAGACCGACATCCACATGCTGTTCTTCGCCGTGCTCGCGACCACCGCGATGCTGTGCGACTGGCGGACGATCATCGCCGCGACACTGGTTGTCGCCGTGCATCATCTGGTGCTCGGCATGGCGATGCCGGGCTGGGTGTTTGCCGGCGGCGGCGGGGTGATGCGCGTGCTGCTCCATGCTGTGATCCTGCTCGTCGAAACCGGCTTTCTGGTGATGACGGCCGAACAGCTGACCCGGCTGGTCGCCCATGTCGGCGAGGAAAACACCAAGCGCGCCGCCATCGAGCGCGAGGCAGCAGCGCAGCGCGAACAGGAAGCCGCGCATCAGGAGACCATCCTTGTCTCGCTGCAGCAGGGGCTGGCGGCGCTGCGTGAGGGCGATCTGACCGCAACGCTCGATCGCGATTTCCCGGGTGCCTATGCGCGCATCCGCACCGATTTCAACGGCGCGCTCGCCAGCCTTGAACAGCTGGTCGGGTCGCTGGCCGAGACGATCCGCGCGATCCGGCGTGAAGCCAACGACATCAGCCAGGCCTCCGAAAATCTCGCCCGGCGGACGGAAAGCAACGCCGCCAGCCTTGAGCAGACCGCCGCCGGCATCGCGCGGATGGACGACCGGCTGAAGGCCACCGCCGGGGCCGCCGAGCGCACGGTCAAGCGTGCCGACCAGACGCTGGCCACCGTGGGCGATGGCCGCGCGGTCGCCGACGAGGCGGTGCAGGCGATGACCCGCGTCGCCGACAGCGCCAAGGGCATCGACAGCGTGATCGAAGGCCTCGACAAGATCGCCTTCCAGACCCGCGTTCTGGCGATGAACGCGGCGGTCGAAGCGGGCCGCGCGGGCGAGGCGGGACGCGGCTTTGCCGTCGTCGCCGATCTCGTCTCCGCGCTCGCGATGCGCGCCGAGGAGGAGGCGAAGCGCGCGCGTGACCAGCTGACCGTCACCCAGACCGATATCGGCACCGCCGTCGGCGCGGTCGAGCGGGTGGACAATGCGCTTGCCAACATCTCGACCGACGTGACCGCCGTGTTCGGCCTGCTGAGCGAGATCGCGACCGACAACCAGTCCCAGGCATCCGCCATCACCGAAATCAACGCTGCGATCGGCGCGATGGATCAGGCGACCCAGCAGAACGCCGCGATGGTCGAGCAGACCTCGGCCGCCGCGCGCAACCTGACCTCGGAAATCGACTCGCTCGCCACCCAGGCCGCGCGCTTCCGCACCCATGGCGGTGCCGGCGGCCCGGCAGCCGAAGCATCGTCCCGCCCCCGGCCGGCCGCCGCCGAAGCCCAGCCGCGCCCGGCGCACCGGCCATCACCGGCCACCCCGCGCCCCGGTGATTTCGGCGCGCCGATCAAGCAGCTGCCCAGCGATGCGATCGCAGCGCTGCGCAGGCCCGACTCCGGCAATGACGGTGGCGGCGACGACTGGACGAGCTTCTGATCCGGCGGGTCAGGGAAAGATCACGGCAAGCACCGCCGCCAGCCGGGCAGGATCGGTGCCGTCAAGCGCCAGATCGAGCGGTGGATTGAGGCTGTGGCCCCGCATCGCCCCGGCCAGATCATAGCTGGTCTGCAGAAGGCGATAGCCGTCATCCTCGCGCAGCACGGCCAGCCCCGCCCCGAACGGATAGGCATCGGGATCGACGATCAACACGCCGTGGCCGGGCAAACCTGCGCCCAGCGAGGGGCGGCATGCCCTGAGGCCAAAGGCGCGCGGCCCGGCATGGCGCGGCGCTTCGACCAGCGCGCCGGGGACGATCACCGGATCGATCAGCCCGTCGGCACGCGGCGCCCCGAACACCGGCACCAGCCGAATCGTGGCGAATGACGGCGGTGGCGGCGCGGGAAGCGGCGGCGGGGCAATGGCGCGCCGCCGAACATGCGGTTCGGGAGAGGCCGGGATGCGGTCCGTGCCTGCGGTCGAACCGCCATTTCCGCCAGCATAGGGGCCGGGTGCCGCAGCGCCGCCCAGTTCAGCGACAAGTGCTGCAATCCGCGCGCGCATGCGTGCACGCCGTGCCTCGGGATCCCCGAAGCCGACCAGCGCGGCATCGAGCGCGCCCGCGCGATACTGGGCCTCGACCAGGGCGCGCAGCTCGCCCTCGTCGCGCACCGTCATCAACCGGCACAGCGCGCCGACCGTGGCGGCGTTCCAGCGATCAAGCGTCTTGTGGGCGTTTTCGATCCGCGACAGGATCACGGGCGCGATCCCGTAATCGCGGTCGAGCACGGCCACGGTCAGCGCACGGTCCCCGGCGCGGCGCGTGCGCACGGCGGCGGCAAGCTTGACCGCAAACCCCTCCTCCGCGGCATCGAACGCACCGCCATCCTGAAACGGCTCTGCCCAGCGGGCGATGTCGAAATCCGGTGCATCGATATCGATCAGCAGATCGACCGCCTCGACGCCGATCGCAGCGGCGATGGCGCGCAGTTCATCCGCGCGCGCGACCACTTCCCCGCGTTCGATCTTGGACAGGCGGATATAGGGAATGGCCGGCAGCCGCGCGGACAGCGCGAGCAGCTTCGACTGGCCATGGGTGCGCCGCAAATCGCGGATACGATTGGGGAAAACGACAAGGCGGTGCGGATCGACCCGGATCGCGCAGGGCTCCGCCCCGCCCCCGGACGCACTCTCGTCCCGCCGCATGCCAGCCAATCCCCCCTTTTATTGGCTTGCGAACCTATATTTATGACAGGCTGGCGTCTAGGATCGTGCCGGGGAAACTGTGTCCGATTTTGCAACACCGCCCGACCATGCGGTCCGGCGGCGGGTCCCGGTCAACATTGCGGACAATCCGGGCCTGGAATGACAGGTCCCATCCCCGCGGGAGATGCGGGGATGGGTCCGGGGCGGCGGGCGGTCAGCCCGGCGGATGGGATGAGAGGAACGGTCAGGCCGCGATGCCGACCGACGCCGGGCCAGCGGGCCGGGGCGGCAGCGTGCCGCCCAGATCGCCGATCGCATCAACAGCACGGACGCGCAGCGCCAGATTGTGCGGCGCATTGGGATCGGGCAGCAGCGGCTGGGCGGCGGTGCGCGGCGCGCGCTTGGCCGGCGCACCCACCGAGCCATATTCGGCCATCAGGCGGAAACGCGGCTGCTGCGCGGCCAGATCGGCGATGGTGCGGGTGGCGCGCTTGCTGATCTGGCGGACGCGCTCCTTGGTGATGCCGGCATCGACATCCAGTTCGTCGCTGCCGTCACCGAACACGCGGCGCTCAAGGATCTCGCGGTCGCGGGCCAGCTTCTGGTCGAGCTTGGCGACTTCGGTCGGGTCGATGCCTGCCAGCGCGTTCTTGAACCGCGGCCCTTCGCTGCGCGCCTTGGCGAGCGC from Sphingomonas changnyeongensis encodes:
- a CDS encoding methyl-accepting chemotaxis protein, which codes for MQKIDLETIRLMGVKTLTGLILLLTLITAGAALAIGGKWIAALLAVALAIYPLLAAQAGRTDDQTRIALGLTAPVYPALLLYVFEGYAWQTDIHMLFFAVLATTAMLCDWRTIIAATLVVAVHHLVLGMAMPGWVFAGGGGVMRVLLHAVILLVETGFLVMTAEQLTRLVAHVGEENTKRAAIEREAAAQREQEAAHQETILVSLQQGLAALREGDLTATLDRDFPGAYARIRTDFNGALASLEQLVGSLAETIRAIRREANDISQASENLARRTESNAASLEQTAAGIARMDDRLKATAGAAERTVKRADQTLATVGDGRAVADEAVQAMTRVADSAKGIDSVIEGLDKIAFQTRVLAMNAAVEAGRAGEAGRGFAVVADLVSALAMRAEEEAKRARDQLTVTQTDIGTAVGAVERVDNALANISTDVTAVFGLLSEIATDNQSQASAITEINAAIGAMDQATQQNAAMVEQTSAAARNLTSEIDSLATQAARFRTHGGAGGPAAEASSRPRPAAAEAQPRPAHRPSPATPRPGDFGAPIKQLPSDAIAALRRPDSGNDGGGDDWTSF
- a CDS encoding helix-turn-helix domain-containing protein; protein product: MRRDESASGGGAEPCAIRVDPHRLVVFPNRIRDLRRTHGQSKLLALSARLPAIPYIRLSKIERGEVVARADELRAIAAAIGVEAVDLLIDIDAPDFDIARWAEPFQDGGAFDAAEEGFAVKLAAAVRTRRAGDRALTVAVLDRDYGIAPVILSRIENAHKTLDRWNAATVGALCRLMTVRDEGELRALVEAQYRAGALDAALVGFGDPEARRARMRARIAALVAELGGAAAPGPYAGGNGGSTAGTDRIPASPEPHVRRRAIAPPPLPAPPPPSFATIRLVPVFGAPRADGLIDPVIVPGALVEAPRHAGPRAFGLRACRPSLGAGLPGHGVLIVDPDAYPFGAGLAVLREDDGYRLLQTSYDLAGAMRGHSLNPPLDLALDGTDPARLAAVLAVIFP